Proteins from a genomic interval of Chroococcidiopsis thermalis PCC 7203:
- a CDS encoding response regulator, with product MSDEKPIILSVDRNRRNSELLAQFLAKQGYQVLSAASQAEIKSVLENTNKIELVLLDISGFDRQILSLCQRLQEKAIPFVAIAAPHQAGMQQACLARGALGLLVKPLTAQNLLQLIRNLLQRA from the coding sequence GTGAGTGATGAAAAGCCAATTATACTGAGTGTAGATCGCAATCGTCGTAATTCAGAATTGTTAGCTCAGTTTTTAGCGAAACAGGGATATCAAGTTCTTAGCGCGGCAAGTCAGGCAGAAATCAAGTCCGTGTTAGAAAATACGAATAAGATCGAGTTAGTGTTATTAGATATTTCTGGGTTCGATCGCCAAATTTTGTCTTTATGCCAACGGTTACAAGAAAAAGCTATTCCCTTCGTCGCGATCGCAGCACCTCATCAAGCTGGAATGCAGCAGGCGTGTCTGGCTCGCGGCGCACTCGGCTTGCTAGTTAAACCATTGACTGCTCAAAACCTATTACAGTTAATTCGCAATCTGCTACAGCGAGCGTGA
- a CDS encoding alpha/beta fold hydrolase, which translates to MTVTQSTDLSSTQPASVMGGEVREFPWSWQGQSLKLVYETLGQGTPVLLLPAFSTVSTRGEMAQLAKLLSPHFQAVAIDWIGFGVSSRLPLDYRPELYQQLLKDFVNSTFQTPIIVIAAGHAAGYAMQLAASQPQAFSKIVLVAPTWRGPLTVMGVNKQVAGTVRQAVRSPVLGQALYKMNTTPGFLRYMYGSHVYADKTKLTDDFIQQKWEITQQPGARFAPAAFVTGNLDPVQQREDFLNWFQGSIPVLVVIGEQSPPKSRAEMEALATLPGVQTKTLPGSLGLYEEYAAELAEIVLPFLL; encoded by the coding sequence ATGACTGTTACCCAATCGACCGATCTATCCTCTACTCAACCAGCTAGCGTTATGGGTGGGGAAGTGCGCGAATTTCCCTGGTCTTGGCAAGGACAATCCCTCAAGTTGGTCTACGAAACTCTGGGACAAGGAACGCCTGTTCTACTCTTACCTGCCTTTAGCACCGTTTCTACTAGAGGAGAAATGGCGCAACTGGCAAAGTTATTATCTCCGCATTTTCAAGCTGTAGCGATCGATTGGATTGGCTTTGGCGTATCGTCTCGCCTTCCACTCGACTATCGCCCTGAGTTATATCAGCAGTTGTTAAAAGACTTTGTTAATAGCACGTTTCAAACTCCGATTATCGTTATCGCTGCTGGTCATGCTGCTGGTTATGCAATGCAACTGGCAGCCAGTCAACCACAAGCTTTTTCAAAAATTGTCCTCGTCGCACCTACTTGGCGGGGTCCTTTAACAGTAATGGGTGTCAATAAGCAAGTCGCTGGTACGGTGAGGCAAGCCGTGCGATCGCCTGTTCTCGGTCAGGCTTTGTATAAGATGAATACCACACCTGGCTTTTTGCGCTACATGTACGGCAGTCACGTCTATGCAGACAAGACAAAGCTGACAGACGATTTCATTCAACAAAAATGGGAAATTACCCAGCAACCAGGGGCGCGATTTGCTCCAGCTGCTTTCGTGACTGGGAATTTAGATCCGGTGCAACAACGAGAAGATTTTCTCAATTGGTTTCAAGGATCTATACCCGTGTTAGTCGTTATTGGGGAACAGTCTCCACCCAAGTCGCGGGCAGAAATGGAAGCTTTGGCAACTTTACCAGGAGTCCAGACAAAGACACTACCAGGTTCGCTGGGTTTGTATGAAGAGTATGCCGCCGAACTAGCAGAGATCGTTTTGCCTTTTCTACTCTAG
- a CDS encoding sensor histidine kinase gives MGRILLLLEHQENRRLLSEWLAPRYSVILPEVAAQVTEPADLDSQPFDLCILDARALDHFWEWVQATRAAEKPVILPFLLITTRQDVGYATRHLWQSIDDLITKPIEKIELQARVEILLRSRQFSLQLQTTNQQLQQQIVARQQAEAGEERAIAAQHQSEIQFQRLINSNLIGAIAADIEGNITDANDAFLRMVGYTREDLKQGKIRWNDMTPPEYRDRDRDSIEELRNTGVCNAFEKEYIRADGSRVPVLIGVTVVERSPRLNCVAFVLDITQRKQAEAEMRNALEKERELNELKSRFVSMVSHEFRNPLNLISGTAQLLVRSNNKLSEPKKQELLQRQQAAVNRLIELLDDVLTLGRAEVGKLEFNPIELELEAFCRQLVAEMQLTAKEAHAIALVSPGKRFTAKVDKKLLQQILTNLLSNAIKYSPQGGDITLELTCQKNEAIFRVKDEGIGIPPKDLQRLFESFHRASNVGGIPGTGLGLAVVKQAVELHQGAIAVESEEEVGTTFTVTLPMDR, from the coding sequence ATGGGTCGAATTCTACTGCTGCTCGAACATCAAGAAAATCGTCGTCTGTTATCGGAGTGGCTAGCACCTCGTTATTCGGTCATTCTACCGGAAGTGGCAGCACAGGTAACGGAGCCAGCAGATTTAGATTCGCAACCCTTTGACCTATGTATCCTCGATGCTAGAGCATTAGACCATTTTTGGGAATGGGTGCAAGCGACAAGAGCTGCTGAAAAGCCAGTAATTTTACCCTTTTTACTCATAACTACGCGTCAGGATGTAGGATACGCGACTCGGCATTTATGGCAAAGTATCGACGACTTAATTACCAAACCGATTGAAAAAATAGAGTTACAGGCACGGGTAGAAATTTTACTGCGATCGCGCCAATTTTCACTTCAACTTCAGACCACAAATCAGCAACTTCAGCAACAAATAGTCGCCCGTCAGCAAGCCGAGGCGGGAGAAGAACGAGCGATCGCCGCCCAGCACCAAAGTGAAATCCAGTTTCAGCGCTTAATTAACTCTAATTTAATTGGGGCGATCGCTGCCGATATAGAGGGGAACATTACAGATGCCAATGATGCCTTTTTAAGAATGGTCGGTTATACCCGCGAAGACTTAAAGCAGGGAAAGATCCGTTGGAATGATATGACTCCACCAGAGTATCGCGATCGCGATCGCGATTCGATCGAGGAGTTAAGAAATACGGGTGTTTGTAATGCTTTTGAGAAAGAGTATATTCGAGCTGATGGCAGTCGGGTGCCGGTGCTAATTGGAGTTACTGTGGTAGAACGCTCTCCCCGTTTAAATTGTGTTGCTTTTGTCCTCGACATTACCCAACGCAAGCAAGCAGAAGCAGAAATGCGTAATGCTTTAGAAAAAGAACGCGAATTGAACGAATTGAAATCTCGGTTTGTTTCAATGGTTTCTCATGAGTTTCGCAACCCACTGAATTTGATTTCTGGTACAGCTCAACTGTTGGTTCGCAGCAATAACAAACTATCCGAGCCGAAAAAACAAGAATTGCTCCAACGTCAGCAAGCCGCAGTCAATCGGTTGATCGAACTGTTGGATGATGTACTTACGCTCGGTCGCGCCGAGGTTGGCAAATTAGAGTTTAATCCAATTGAGCTAGAATTAGAAGCATTTTGCCGTCAGTTGGTAGCAGAAATGCAGCTGACAGCTAAAGAAGCACACGCGATCGCACTTGTATCTCCAGGCAAACGTTTCACCGCCAAAGTGGATAAAAAGCTTTTACAGCAGATATTGACCAATTTACTCTCAAATGCAATTAAATATTCACCCCAAGGTGGTGATATCACGCTTGAACTTACTTGTCAAAAAAACGAGGCGATTTTCCGTGTCAAAGACGAAGGGATTGGAATTCCTCCCAAGGATCTACAAAGGCTGTTTGAATCGTTTCATCGCGCTAGTAATGTCGGTGGTATTCCTGGGACTGGATTGGGGCTAGCAGTCGTCAAGCAAGCGGTAGAATTGCATCAAGGCGCGATCGCGGTTGAGAGTGAAGAGGAAGTTGGTACTACATTTACAGTTACGCTACCGATGGATCGCTAG